The Kosakonia sp. SMBL-WEM22 sequence CCACGCGTAATCCCGTCACTCTTAATCAGGATTGCAAAATGAAAACTGTTACTGAATTAATCAAGGAGATCCGCACCCTGCACTCGAATCTGCACGAGAAGGATTTTCTGCTGACGTGGGAGCAGTCGCCGGATGAGCTAAAGCAGGTGCTTGATGTCGCCGCGGCACTGAAAGCGCTGCGTGCAGAAAATATCACCACCCGCGTATTCCACAGCGGGCTGGGCATTTCGGTGTTCCGCGATAACTCGACCCGCACCCGCTTCTCTTATGCTTCGGCGCTCAATCTCCTCGGCCTCGCGCAGCAGGATCTCGATGAGGGGAAATCGCAGATTGCCCACGGCGAAACGGTACGTGAAACCGCCAATATGATCGCCTTCTGCGCGGACGCCATCGGCATTCGTGACGACATGTATCTCGGGGCCGGTAACGCCTGGATGCGGGAAGTGGGCGAAGCGCTGGATGATGGGCATAAACAGGGCGTGCTGCCGCAGCGTCCGGCGCTGATTAACCTGCAGTGCGATATTGACCACCCGACCCAATCGATGGCGGATCTCGCCTGGCTGCGTGAACACTTCGGCTCGCTGGAGGCGTTGAAGGGCAAAAAAATCGCCATGAGCTGGGCCTATTCCCCAAGCTACGGCAAACCCCTCTCGGTGCCGCAGGGGATCATCGGGCTGATGACGCGTTTTGGAATGGAGGTCACCCTCGCCCACCCGGAGGGGTACGACCTGATCCCGGATGTCATTGAAGTGGCAAAAAGCAATGCCGCAGCTTCGGGCGGTAGCTTCCGCCAGGTCAATAATATGGCAGAAGCGTTTAAGGATGCCGATATCGTCTACCCGAAATCCTGGGCCCCCTACACGGTGATGGAGCAGCGCACCGACCTGCTGCGCGCCAGCGATCATCAGGGGCTGAAAGCACTGGAGCAG is a genomic window containing:
- the ygeW gene encoding knotted carbamoyltransferase YgeW, which gives rise to MKTVTELIKEIRTLHSNLHEKDFLLTWEQSPDELKQVLDVAAALKALRAENITTRVFHSGLGISVFRDNSTRTRFSYASALNLLGLAQQDLDEGKSQIAHGETVRETANMIAFCADAIGIRDDMYLGAGNAWMREVGEALDDGHKQGVLPQRPALINLQCDIDHPTQSMADLAWLREHFGSLEALKGKKIAMSWAYSPSYGKPLSVPQGIIGLMTRFGMEVTLAHPEGYDLIPDVIEVAKSNAAASGGSFRQVNNMAEAFKDADIVYPKSWAPYTVMEQRTDLLRASDHQGLKALEQHCLAQNARHKEWECTEALMATTRNGEALYMHCLPADISGVSCDEGEVAAEVFEKFRIATYKEASWKPYIIASMILCRKYAEPGQLLEQLFTDAQKRIL